One window from the genome of Acinetobacter lanii encodes:
- the glnE gene encoding bifunctional [glutamate--ammonia ligase]-adenylyl-L-tyrosine phosphorylase/[glutamate--ammonia-ligase] adenylyltransferase, translating to MNAEQLQKTLRASQYAEQVLGLHQILLEQDYAIDQFQTSLATTQIQQLVQTELQDVQDENQWMRTLRILRARLMFRWIWQDANVLTDVVTLTRELSDFADASINAAKDFARVALLAKHGEPISYSGQVQDLIVVAMGKLGAQELNLSSDIDLIFAFDEQGETNGRKCIDVQQFCIAWGQKIIYLLEHMTAEGFVFRVDMRLRPWGDGSALAISHAALEKYLSQHGREWERYAWIKARIVSGGKSGDDLLDMTRPFVFRKYVDYTAFAAMREMKAMIEREVARRNIEDDIKLGAGGIREVEFIVQVFQLIYGGSKLELQDRQCLVSLKHLGEVGLLDDQAVIDLEDAYLFLRRVEHAIQALNDQQTQSLPSESEPRQRMIDTLGFASWDDFLVFLNAKREKVIYQFEHLIKEKGLESPNQSFSQLEQQLDEILDEHAKNLVHEFWYGHAIKKLPAKAVQRLKEFWPHLIQTILESNKPQTALVRLMPLVESVMRRTVYLVMLIESKGALQRLVKMATVSPWICEELTHYPVLLDEFLSMDFELPKRQDLEDSLRQQLLRIEIDQVEDQMRVLRLFKKSNVLTVAASDVLAESPLMRVSDALTDIAEVSVMASLNLAYQITAKKHGYPLDAEGQRCSLDHTAFAVIGYGKVGGIELGYGSDLDLVFIHYMDEQADTDGLKPISGFEFAMRVAQKLMSLMTTQTLDGRVYEIDTRLRPSGEAGLLVTSLKAFEQYQLKNAWLWEHQAIVRARSIAGESSLREKFEQLRRLILTLPRDENYVREEVLKMRQKMKDHLGSSKEQKKDGIFHLKQDAGGIVDIEFMAQYAVLAWSGTNPDLAHYSDNVRILEDAAKAHCLSSDDASALIHAYLSERAESHRLALANHNMQVSAAEWFDTREVVCKLWQRLIDPTAVFAVDSE from the coding sequence ATGAACGCTGAACAATTGCAAAAAACCTTAAGAGCCAGCCAATACGCAGAACAAGTTCTAGGCTTGCATCAAATTTTACTCGAACAAGATTATGCAATTGATCAATTTCAAACTTCATTGGCAACCACGCAGATTCAGCAACTCGTTCAAACAGAATTACAAGACGTTCAAGATGAAAATCAATGGATGCGAACGCTCCGGATTCTACGTGCACGTCTAATGTTTCGTTGGATTTGGCAAGATGCGAATGTCCTGACCGATGTAGTCACATTGACCCGTGAACTGTCAGATTTTGCTGATGCCAGTATCAATGCAGCCAAAGATTTTGCACGTGTTGCTTTACTTGCCAAACATGGTGAGCCCATCAGCTATAGCGGTCAGGTGCAAGATTTGATTGTGGTGGCGATGGGTAAACTCGGCGCACAAGAACTGAACCTGTCTAGTGATATTGACCTGATCTTTGCCTTTGACGAACAAGGTGAAACCAATGGTCGTAAGTGTATTGATGTGCAGCAATTCTGTATCGCGTGGGGGCAAAAGATCATTTATTTGCTCGAACACATGACCGCAGAAGGTTTTGTGTTCCGTGTTGATATGCGCTTGCGTCCTTGGGGAGATGGTTCAGCACTTGCGATTAGTCATGCGGCATTGGAAAAATATTTGAGTCAGCATGGGCGCGAGTGGGAGCGTTATGCATGGATCAAAGCCCGCATTGTGTCAGGGGGTAAATCCGGTGATGATCTGCTCGACATGACCCGTCCTTTCGTGTTCCGTAAATATGTCGATTACACCGCTTTTGCTGCCATGCGTGAAATGAAAGCGATGATCGAGCGCGAAGTGGCACGCCGTAATATCGAAGATGATATCAAGCTTGGCGCGGGGGGGATTCGGGAAGTTGAATTTATTGTTCAGGTATTCCAACTGATCTATGGTGGATCAAAGCTTGAGTTGCAAGATCGTCAATGCCTAGTCAGCTTAAAGCATTTAGGTGAAGTGGGATTGCTCGATGATCAAGCTGTCATCGATTTAGAAGATGCCTATTTATTCTTGCGCCGTGTTGAGCATGCGATTCAGGCTTTAAATGATCAACAGACTCAATCTTTACCAAGTGAGTCTGAACCTCGTCAACGGATGATTGACACTTTAGGCTTTGCATCTTGGGATGATTTTCTGGTTTTTCTGAATGCGAAACGGGAAAAAGTCATTTATCAATTTGAACATTTGATCAAAGAAAAAGGCTTAGAGTCTCCAAATCAAAGTTTTAGTCAGCTTGAGCAGCAGTTGGATGAGATTTTAGATGAGCATGCTAAAAATTTAGTGCATGAGTTTTGGTATGGGCATGCGATTAAGAAACTGCCTGCCAAAGCAGTACAACGTCTCAAAGAATTTTGGCCGCATCTGATTCAAACCATATTAGAGTCTAATAAACCACAAACGGCATTAGTGCGACTGATGCCGTTGGTTGAGTCGGTGATGCGCCGTACCGTATATCTGGTGATGCTGATTGAGAGCAAAGGGGCATTACAGCGTCTGGTAAAAATGGCGACTGTCAGTCCTTGGATCTGTGAGGAGCTGACGCATTATCCTGTTTTGCTCGATGAATTCTTGTCGATGGATTTTGAGTTGCCGAAACGCCAAGATTTGGAAGATTCGCTGCGTCAACAATTACTCCGCATTGAAATTGATCAAGTCGAAGATCAAATGCGAGTCTTAAGATTATTTAAAAAATCCAATGTATTGACGGTAGCGGCCAGTGATGTATTGGCAGAAAGCCCATTGATGCGCGTGTCGGATGCGCTCACCGATATTGCTGAAGTGTCTGTCATGGCGAGCTTGAATTTAGCCTATCAAATTACGGCAAAAAAACATGGTTATCCGCTCGATGCAGAAGGTCAACGTTGTTCATTGGATCATACCGCTTTTGCAGTGATTGGTTATGGCAAAGTAGGGGGAATCGAACTTGGTTATGGTTCAGATTTGGATTTGGTGTTCATTCATTATATGGATGAACAAGCTGACACCGATGGCTTAAAACCCATCAGCGGCTTTGAATTTGCCATGCGAGTTGCACAAAAACTGATGTCACTCATGACCACGCAAACCTTGGATGGACGTGTCTATGAAATTGATACACGACTACGTCCATCAGGTGAAGCAGGGTTGCTCGTGACCAGCCTAAAAGCCTTTGAACAATACCAATTGAAGAATGCATGGTTGTGGGAACATCAAGCGATTGTGCGTGCCCGTTCAATTGCGGGTGAAAGCTCATTACGTGAAAAGTTTGAACAACTTCGTAGACTTATTTTGACTTTGCCACGTGATGAAAATTATGTTCGTGAAGAAGTGCTTAAAATGCGTCAAAAGATGAAAGACCATTTAGGTTCGTCAAAAGAGCAGAAAAAAGATGGAATTTTTCATTTAAAACAGGATGCAGGTGGTATCGTTGATATCGAATTTATGGCACAGTATGCTGTATTAGCCTGGAGTGGGACGAATCCTGATCTCGCCCATTATTCCGACAATGTACGAATCTTAGAAGATGCTGCCAAAGCACATTGTTTATCCAGCGATGATGCTTCAGCCTTGATTCATGCCTATTTGAGTGAACGTGCTGAGAGCCACCGATTAGCGCTTGCAAACCATAATATGCAAGTCAGCGCTGCGGAGTGGTTCGATACCCGAGAGGTCGTTTGTAAATTGTGGCAAAGATTAATTGATCCAACTGCGGTGTTCGCAGTGGATAGTGAATAA
- a CDS encoding branched-chain amino acid transaminase, giving the protein MNLADRDGFIWQDGQLVDWREAKTHVLTHTLHYSMGVFEGVRAYETPNGTAIFRLKEHTKRLLNSAKIYQMKVPFDHAALEQAQIDVVRENKLASCYLRPIIFIGSEKLGIAATDNTIHAVVAAWSWGAYLGEEAMAKGIRVKTSSFTHHHPNVTMCKAKASGNYTLSILAHQEVAHSGYDEAMLLDPQGYVCQGSGENVFLVRDGVIHTPDIAGGALDGITRQTIITIAKDLGYDVVERRITRDEFYIADEAFFTGTAAEVTPIREYDDRQIGEGVRGPITTQIQKAYFDAVQGKDPKYAHWLTYVK; this is encoded by the coding sequence ATGAATTTGGCTGATCGTGATGGTTTTATTTGGCAAGATGGACAATTGGTTGATTGGCGTGAAGCGAAAACTCACGTCCTCACTCATACATTACATTACAGTATGGGTGTTTTTGAGGGTGTCCGTGCTTATGAAACCCCAAATGGTACAGCGATCTTCCGTTTAAAAGAGCATACCAAGCGCTTACTTAACTCTGCAAAAATTTATCAAATGAAAGTTCCATTTGATCACGCGGCATTAGAACAAGCACAAATTGATGTGGTACGTGAAAACAAACTCGCATCTTGCTATTTACGTCCAATTATTTTTATTGGTTCAGAAAAACTCGGGATTGCAGCAACAGACAATACCATTCATGCAGTGGTTGCAGCATGGAGTTGGGGTGCTTATTTAGGTGAAGAAGCGATGGCGAAGGGTATTCGCGTTAAAACATCATCATTCACCCATCACCATCCAAACGTGACCATGTGTAAAGCAAAAGCGTCAGGTAACTATACCTTGTCGATTCTTGCACACCAAGAAGTGGCACATTCAGGGTATGACGAAGCAATGCTTCTCGATCCACAAGGTTATGTATGCCAAGGTTCTGGCGAAAATGTATTCTTGGTACGTGATGGCGTGATTCATACGCCGGATATCGCAGGTGGTGCGCTGGATGGTATTACTCGTCAAACGATCATTACTATTGCTAAAGACTTGGGTTATGACGTGGTTGAACGCCGTATTACCCGTGATGAGTTCTATATCGCAGATGAAGCATTCTTTACCGGTACAGCCGCTGAAGTGACGCCAATCCGTGAATACGATGATCGTCAAATTGGTGAAGGGGTACGTGGTCCAATCACGACTCAAATCCAAAAAGCATACTTCGATGCTGTTCAAGGCAAAGATCCAAAATATGCACATTGGTTGACTTACGTTAAGTGA
- a CDS encoding glycosyltransferase produces MSNIVICMKWGTKYGSEYVNRLYNMVKRHTTVDFQMVCLTDRTEGIDPNVQCFPIPSLALPKGAPERGWNKLSTFEPDLYGLKGNALFLDLDVVIVDNIDGFFTHPGEFLIIHDWKRPWRVTGNSSVYRFQLGSFSGILPYFRENFDEIRKKFRNEQEYLSWYVDKEKKLTYWPEAWCKSYKYHCLQKIPFAYVKPPVKPEGAKIIIFHGEINPPDAVNGGGGKWYRYVLPSKWIKDAWQ; encoded by the coding sequence ATGAGTAATATTGTTATATGTATGAAATGGGGAACCAAATATGGTTCTGAGTATGTCAATCGTTTATATAACATGGTGAAGCGACATACGACGGTTGATTTTCAGATGGTGTGTTTAACGGATCGAACTGAAGGCATTGATCCAAATGTTCAGTGTTTTCCAATCCCTTCTTTGGCATTGCCAAAAGGCGCCCCTGAGCGTGGCTGGAATAAACTCTCAACTTTTGAGCCTGATTTATATGGTCTAAAGGGCAATGCGCTTTTCTTAGATCTCGATGTGGTGATTGTTGATAATATCGATGGTTTCTTTACCCATCCTGGTGAGTTTCTGATTATTCACGACTGGAAACGTCCATGGCGTGTCACCGGAAATAGTTCAGTGTATCGTTTTCAACTGGGAAGTTTTTCAGGAATTTTGCCTTATTTTCGAGAAAATTTTGACGAGATTCGTAAAAAGTTTCGCAATGAACAAGAATACCTATCTTGGTATGTCGATAAAGAGAAGAAATTAACGTATTGGCCTGAAGCATGGTGTAAAAGCTATAAATATCATTGTTTACAGAAAATTCCATTTGCTTATGTTAAACCTCCAGTTAAACCTGAAGGCGCGAAAATTATTATTTTCCATGGTGAAATTAATCCACCTGATGCAGTAAATGGTGGTGGTGGGAAATGGTATCGTTATGTGTTGCCATCAAAATGGATTAAGGATGCTTGGCAATAA
- a CDS encoding Stealth CR1 domain-containing protein has translation MGKIDFVIAWVDGSDPKLRDKRKKFQSDNVVKGSFEETRFASNDEIYLAIASILKYAPYVGTIYIVTDDQRPVYLDEFYDQGLCEHNQIQVIDHKTIFKGYEHYLPTFNSLTIETMLWNIPNLSENFIYLNDDFFLNSASEVTDFLIDQQTKIYGHWVSNKFVQLKFNWRKGLNKYFGKPLQPKYTIAQMLSAVLSGFDHYYEIHHRPHLLDKMILKTYFQENPKVLTEQISYRFRSAFQFLPVGLNNHLKIKEKKAILYKDIEIAYLKNESSIAEFLLNIENSSIKFGCIQSLDQLNCYQQDQILSALKLKFKGYLPQSVSC, from the coding sequence ATGGGAAAAATTGATTTTGTCATTGCATGGGTGGATGGTAGTGATCCTAAGCTGAGGGATAAAAGAAAGAAATTTCAATCAGATAATGTTGTAAAAGGATCTTTCGAAGAGACTCGATTTGCAAGTAATGATGAAATTTATTTGGCAATTGCATCTATATTAAAATATGCACCATATGTAGGCACAATCTATATTGTTACTGATGATCAAAGGCCAGTCTATCTTGATGAATTTTATGATCAAGGATTGTGTGAGCACAATCAAATTCAAGTGATTGATCATAAAACTATCTTTAAAGGTTATGAGCATTATTTACCAACATTTAATTCATTAACGATTGAAACAATGCTATGGAATATTCCAAATCTTTCAGAAAATTTTATTTACTTAAATGATGATTTTTTCTTAAACAGCGCATCTGAAGTAACTGATTTTTTAATAGATCAACAAACTAAAATTTATGGTCATTGGGTAAGTAATAAATTCGTTCAATTAAAATTTAATTGGCGTAAAGGATTGAATAAGTATTTTGGCAAACCTTTACAGCCCAAATATACAATTGCACAAATGTTAAGTGCTGTATTATCCGGTTTTGATCACTATTATGAGATTCATCATCGTCCGCATTTACTTGATAAAATGATATTGAAAACATATTTTCAAGAGAATCCAAAAGTTTTAACAGAGCAAATTAGTTATCGTTTTAGAAGCGCATTTCAGTTTTTGCCAGTGGGTTTAAATAACCATTTAAAAATAAAAGAAAAAAAAGCAATTTTGTATAAAGATATTGAAATTGCATATTTGAAAAATGAATCTTCTATTGCTGAATTTTTATTGAATATAGAGAATTCTTCAATAAAATTTGGTTGTATTCAAAGTTTGGATCAGCTTAATTGTTACCAACAAGATCAAATTCTTTCTGCACTTAAACTTAAGTTCAAAGGTTATTTACCTCAATCTGTATCTTGCTAA
- a CDS encoding glycosyltransferase family 25 protein, which produces MKVITYLINLDGSHDRLAEATQQLRDINWSFERFSAYDGRGKDLTHFHQYNDVKARQFLGRSLLNAELGCYLSHYGCAEKFLQTDADYLVVLEDDMKIADNFKTELEYVLNYLDQHQDLDWYLINIAAKKKKFSRDIVQHNGLSLWHAFYFPIRGLGLIWSRQGAQAFVEAGRTISVPVDIFFQNWLSQNGKGLGVWPALVKPAGLDSDILGTVATQGIARKAKENRDASYDFKKQKRMWKDRFSALKFKYFSS; this is translated from the coding sequence ATGAAAGTCATAACATATTTAATTAACTTAGATGGAAGCCATGATCGTTTAGCTGAAGCGACTCAGCAGCTTAGAGATATCAACTGGTCTTTTGAACGTTTCTCTGCTTATGATGGTCGAGGTAAGGATCTCACTCATTTCCACCAGTATAATGATGTAAAAGCACGACAATTTTTAGGTCGAAGTTTATTGAATGCGGAATTAGGCTGTTATCTCAGTCATTATGGTTGTGCTGAAAAATTTCTACAAACCGATGCGGATTATTTGGTTGTTTTAGAAGATGACATGAAAATCGCAGATAACTTTAAAACGGAATTGGAATACGTTTTAAATTATTTGGATCAGCATCAAGACTTAGATTGGTATTTAATTAATATTGCTGCCAAAAAGAAAAAATTTTCACGTGATATTGTGCAGCATAATGGTTTAAGCTTATGGCATGCTTTTTATTTTCCTATCCGTGGTTTAGGACTAATTTGGTCACGTCAGGGTGCACAAGCTTTTGTTGAAGCAGGTCGAACCATCAGTGTACCAGTTGATATTTTTTTCCAAAATTGGCTGAGCCAAAATGGTAAAGGCTTAGGCGTGTGGCCTGCATTGGTTAAACCTGCAGGACTTGATAGTGATATCTTAGGCACTGTAGCGACTCAAGGGATTGCACGGAAAGCAAAGGAAAATCGTGATGCGAGTTACGATTTTAAGAAGCAAAAACGCATGTGGAAAGATCGTTTTTCTGCTTTGAAATTTAAATATTTTTCAAGTTAA
- a CDS encoding polysaccharide pyruvyl transferase family protein, which yields MILKKASSRNSISIVDGGSKEIIKSNHSIVPCYWWDTSLNFGDWIGPWIISLKFGKNAINTKNIKSVSNTIFSVGSIIHHLPNESGQITVWGSGLIKPISWRKRWSLKKKMKDVEFIAVRGRLTYQEITSKLKTKVPEVFGDPALLLPKYYQPTKKQATKIVLCPHYSHYDELKNKFLDYEDINVIDLKRDPRKVIDDITNAEICISSSLHGLIIAQTYGIPWIWLRFKDNRLSGDSFKFHDFYSTLKNCSHDHVSEHSIKAINYDDILAAANSVKLFELSIDLQLLDSALKEI from the coding sequence ATGATTTTAAAGAAAGCGAGCTCTCGAAATTCGATTTCAATTGTCGATGGGGGTTCCAAGGAAATTATAAAATCAAACCATAGTATAGTACCGTGCTATTGGTGGGATACTTCATTGAATTTTGGAGATTGGATAGGACCTTGGATAATTTCTCTAAAATTTGGAAAAAATGCCATTAATACAAAAAACATTAAATCTGTATCAAATACGATATTTTCAGTAGGTTCGATCATACATCATTTACCCAATGAATCGGGTCAAATTACAGTTTGGGGGTCAGGATTAATAAAACCGATTAGCTGGCGGAAGCGTTGGTCACTTAAAAAGAAAATGAAAGATGTTGAATTTATTGCTGTAAGAGGTCGTTTAACATATCAAGAAATAACGTCTAAACTTAAAACTAAAGTGCCTGAAGTTTTTGGTGATCCTGCTTTGTTATTACCAAAGTACTATCAACCTACTAAAAAGCAAGCAACAAAAATAGTGTTATGCCCTCATTATTCTCATTATGATGAATTAAAAAATAAATTTTTAGACTATGAAGATATTAATGTTATCGATTTAAAAAGAGATCCTCGAAAAGTTATTGATGATATAACGAATGCTGAAATATGTATTTCAAGTTCCCTGCATGGGTTGATCATTGCTCAAACCTATGGCATTCCTTGGATTTGGTTAAGATTTAAGGATAATAGATTATCAGGTGATAGTTTTAAATTTCATGATTTTTATTCTACTTTGAAGAATTGTAGCCATGATCATGTGAGCGAGCATTCCATTAAGGCTATCAACTATGATGATATATTGGCCGCGGCTAATAGTGTTAAATTATTTGAGTTATCCATTGATTTACAGTTGTTAGATAGTGCCTTGAAGGAAATTTAG
- a CDS encoding glycosyltransferase family 32 protein yields the protein MKILKKIFYQIKYSFMYRNKIRAKNLNIDNYANVLVLNPVQHLAQIPKKIWMYWEGEIPVFVQDCIENIRLRNPDYQVYVLSPENVHEYTTIDFSQLDIAMPQHKADLIRFNLLYLHGGIWLDASIIVYEKLDWVHQLIEKNQTEIFAYYRKKNTTQQCSPVIENWLLASQPQNIFFKAWFDELLNAMKIGPKQYVKNIREAMKDCDQVFQRISNPEYLISYVVCQIIMKQYQPSITLIDCDQNAFFYQVKNRWVKEKTLIDMALNHQHGEYPKLIKFAGKERNHVAKYYERGMYFEDSLLDFKKNLMT from the coding sequence ATGAAAATTTTAAAAAAAATATTTTATCAAATAAAATACTCCTTTATGTATCGTAATAAGATTCGAGCAAAAAATTTAAATATTGATAACTATGCCAATGTATTGGTGCTAAATCCAGTCCAACATCTAGCACAAATTCCAAAGAAAATTTGGATGTATTGGGAAGGTGAAATTCCTGTTTTTGTTCAAGATTGTATAGAAAATATTCGCTTACGTAATCCAGACTATCAGGTCTATGTACTTTCACCAGAAAATGTACATGAATATACCACCATTGACTTTAGTCAACTCGACATTGCCATGCCACAACATAAAGCAGATTTAATTCGCTTTAATTTATTGTATTTGCATGGCGGTATTTGGTTGGATGCAAGTATTATCGTATATGAAAAGTTGGACTGGGTTCATCAATTAATTGAGAAAAATCAGACTGAAATTTTCGCCTATTATCGTAAGAAAAATACCACTCAACAATGCTCGCCTGTTATTGAAAACTGGCTTCTCGCTAGTCAACCTCAAAACATTTTTTTTAAAGCATGGTTTGATGAGTTGCTGAATGCAATGAAAATTGGTCCTAAACAATATGTCAAAAATATTCGTGAGGCGATGAAAGACTGTGATCAGGTGTTTCAACGGATTAGTAATCCCGAATATTTAATTTCATATGTCGTTTGTCAAATCATTATGAAGCAATATCAGCCGAGTATTACCTTAATTGACTGTGATCAAAATGCCTTTTTTTATCAAGTGAAAAATCGTTGGGTAAAAGAAAAAACATTGATTGATATGGCATTGAATCATCAACATGGTGAATATCCAAAGCTGATTAAATTCGCAGGCAAAGAGCGAAATCATGTCGCCAAGTACTATGAAAGAGGAATGTATTTCGAAGATTCACTGCTTGATTTCAAAAAAAACCTGATGACTTAA
- a CDS encoding lipopolysaccharide biosynthesis protein, which yields MLVATGPSTQHLDAKHYQRSDIDYMGVNGAITLPNIQFKYYVIIDHDFIRNRFDLVTKVLQMKCIFFTTARCLDEILKKMHLADIRCDFKVIEIISAGKNEKFMGDTITGHEHQEHYFFHENFGFSLNFQDAIFDYYTVAYTAFQIIYGLGYEEIFLIGIDLTDLNQARFYESEQHKQPTLIHHHLDDILKAFACAARVFNQKNKKVYNLSHISIIPHFPKVSITHGVE from the coding sequence ATGTTGGTTGCGACAGGTCCCTCGACCCAGCACTTAGATGCAAAACATTACCAACGTTCTGATATTGATTATATGGGGGTCAATGGTGCCATTACACTGCCCAACATTCAGTTTAAGTACTATGTGATTATTGATCATGATTTTATTCGGAATCGATTTGATCTCGTAACAAAAGTTTTGCAGATGAAATGTATATTTTTTACAACTGCACGATGTCTCGACGAAATTTTAAAGAAAATGCATTTGGCAGATATTCGTTGTGACTTTAAAGTTATTGAAATTATCAGCGCTGGTAAAAATGAAAAATTTATGGGCGATACTATTACAGGTCATGAACATCAGGAACATTATTTTTTTCATGAAAATTTTGGCTTTTCACTTAATTTTCAAGATGCCATATTTGACTACTACACGGTTGCCTATACCGCTTTTCAAATTATCTACGGATTAGGTTATGAAGAAATTTTCTTGATTGGCATTGATCTCACAGATTTAAACCAAGCACGCTTTTATGAATCAGAGCAACACAAGCAACCTACGCTCATTCATCATCACTTAGATGATATTCTGAAAGCATTTGCTTGCGCTGCACGGGTATTCAATCAAAAAAATAAAAAGGTCTATAACTTATCTCATATCAGTATTATTCCGCACTTTCCTAAAGTCAGTATCACTCATGGGGTTGAGTAG
- a CDS encoding glycosyltransferase: MSLHNIKVFVGCDPNNCDLEQMMVLDYSIQKHSSSPVDIIWMQLSHDSSSFWFADAESKSGWRTEKWATPFSGFRWAIPAYCGYKGRAIYMDTDVIVLSDLNTLWRHPIEGNAVVAAKGGKSTARLCTCVWDCAKAKAVLPDIDRLKNDPDAHQNLMKKIKAHPELVQPYQDHYNCIDGEDLDISEIKILHYSDMGTQFSHKYSIPRLAKNDTQHWFDGEILEHPRQDLAQLFDQYYQEALDAGFKLEDYMIEPYGTFYKASQKKYKGNQVTRDTHQASWFKQLIQKFKPENKTFHLDD, from the coding sequence ATGAGCTTGCATAACATCAAAGTTTTTGTGGGTTGCGACCCCAACAATTGTGATCTCGAACAAATGATGGTGCTGGACTATAGCATTCAAAAACATAGTTCATCCCCTGTAGACATTATTTGGATGCAACTTTCACATGATTCATCAAGCTTTTGGTTTGCAGATGCTGAATCAAAATCAGGTTGGAGAACCGAAAAATGGGCAACACCTTTCTCTGGATTCCGTTGGGCGATTCCTGCATATTGTGGTTATAAAGGTCGTGCCATTTATATGGACACAGATGTGATCGTACTCTCAGATCTCAATACTTTATGGCGACATCCGATCGAAGGTAATGCCGTTGTAGCAGCAAAGGGCGGCAAAAGTACTGCTCGACTTTGTACTTGCGTTTGGGACTGTGCGAAAGCAAAAGCTGTACTACCCGATATTGATCGTTTAAAAAACGATCCTGATGCCCATCAAAATTTAATGAAAAAAATTAAAGCACATCCGGAGCTCGTTCAACCTTATCAAGATCATTACAATTGTATTGATGGAGAAGATCTAGATATATCAGAGATTAAAATCCTTCATTATTCAGATATGGGCACCCAGTTTAGCCATAAATACTCAATTCCACGATTAGCAAAAAATGATACCCAGCATTGGTTCGATGGAGAAATTTTAGAGCATCCTCGCCAAGATTTAGCGCAACTGTTCGATCAATATTATCAAGAAGCCTTAGATGCTGGTTTTAAACTAGAAGACTATATGATTGAGCCTTACGGTACATTCTATAAGGCCTCACAGAAAAAGTATAAAGGCAATCAGGTCACACGTGATACACATCAGGCTTCATGGTTTAAACAGTTAATACAAAAATTTAAACCTGAAAATAAAACTTTTCATTTAGACGATTAA